From the bacterium (Candidatus Blackallbacteria) CG13_big_fil_rev_8_21_14_2_50_49_14 genome, one window contains:
- a CDS encoding phosphoadenosine phosphosulfate reductase, with protein sequence MTKTEHHVLGLSGGKDSTALAVYLQLHKKIPNMTYFFCDTGEELPETYEYLNKIKARLGVEIHYLAAERGFQHWLDVYNGYLPSPQARWCTKQMKIIPLERFIQDKFGEDTVYSYIGIRADENREGYLSKKPNIIPVFPFRDDGITKEGVIQILEDSGIGMPKYYEWRSRSGCYFCFYQRKYEWVKLAERHPDLFEKAKQFEKEHSDGRMYSWSDGETLDELLARKDEIIASHDKALERQKKKKPNQALVHALEDVLDEEDDELPCLACHI encoded by the coding sequence ATGACAAAAACTGAGCATCATGTATTGGGATTATCTGGTGGAAAAGACAGCACCGCCCTGGCTGTTTATTTGCAATTGCATAAAAAAATCCCCAACATGACCTATTTCTTCTGCGATACCGGAGAAGAACTTCCTGAAACCTATGAGTATTTGAACAAGATCAAAGCCAGACTCGGGGTTGAAATCCATTATTTGGCAGCAGAGCGCGGTTTCCAGCACTGGTTAGACGTGTATAATGGTTATTTGCCCTCTCCCCAAGCCCGTTGGTGTACCAAACAAATGAAAATTATTCCCCTCGAACGATTTATTCAAGATAAGTTTGGCGAGGATACAGTTTATAGCTATATCGGAATACGTGCCGATGAAAACCGAGAAGGCTATCTCTCTAAAAAACCGAATATTATTCCTGTGTTCCCATTTCGTGATGATGGCATTACCAAGGAAGGCGTAATTCAAATATTAGAAGACAGTGGCATTGGTATGCCCAAATATTATGAATGGCGTTCTCGTTCGGGTTGCTATTTTTGCTTCTATCAGCGCAAGTATGAATGGGTCAAACTGGCTGAACGGCACCCTGATTTATTTGAAAAAGCCAAACAGTTTGAAAAAGAACATTCAGACGGGCGTATGTACTCTTGGAGCGATGGAGAAACCTTGGATGAACTTCTTGCTCGAAAAGATGAGATTATTGCAAGCCATGATAAAGCTTTGGAACGTCAGAAAAAGAAAAAGCCAAATCAGGCTTTGGTTCATGCGCTAGAAGATGTATTGGATGAGGAGGATGACGAGCTTCCTTGTTTAGCTTGTCATATTTAA